A stretch of DNA from Methanogenium sp. S4BF:
GGGGGGCCGGTCGTCGGTGGATGTGTCGGTATCATTGCTGCTCTCTTCCGGCTGAGCGAAGGAGGGCTTGGGGCGGTGGGCAGTGCGGTGTCTGCCATATGTGCCGGTGTCATCGCTGCGTACGCCGCCCGCAGGTTCCACAACCATCTGACATACTGGCGGATGATTCTTCTTGCATGTGCAGTGGAATTCCTGCATGTCATCATTCTCATTCCCCTCTTTGCCGGTGGGTGGGACACGCTTGCAATGTGGCAGATAATCAGGGAAACCTACCTGCCGATGGCCTTTGCCAATGCCCTCGGGCTGGTGCTCTTTCTTTCCATCCTCCGGGAACGTGGTTATGAAATGCTGGAGCATACGGAGTACCTCTCACTGAAGAGACGGAAGAGAGAAGAGATGTCAGAAGAGCCGGAAGAGTGCCGGTGAATGGCTGCCGGAATTCTTACGGATCGATTTTCTGAAAGGTGCCGGTGAGCACTTCCCGTGGGTAGCGGGTGCCGCGTACCCGCATTTCCCACCGTTCGGCCATGACCCCTCCTTTCCATTTATCCACTGAGAAAAGCGAGCTTACCTCGGATGGGGTAAAATAGTGGGTCATCACACCATCTCCGCGAAGATAGCTGTTCTCCTCTGCAAGCCTCCCATTTCCGCAGCGAAAATCGGAGACCGAGAATTCGCGGAAGAGGAGCGTACCGCCGGGCACGAGCACCCGGTGCAGCTCTGCTGCGGCCCGGCGGCGTTCGGGCTCAGTGAGCGCACTAATGATATGGACGGCAACAACAGCGTCAAATGTGGCTGTCCGGAAGGGGAGACGCCGGACATCTGCCTGCACGAGGAGGGCAGCTGGTCCGGTTCTCTGCGCAAGTCGGAGTGCGGATGCAGCGATGTCACAGCCGATTGCGTCGCATCCGCCCCGGCAGAGGGAGGCAAGGCTCTTGCCGTTCCCGCATCCTGCCTCCAGCACCCGTGCACCGGGCGGGAATGACGGAATGCCTGTCGCAGCCCCCTGCCAGAGGGCGCCCCTCTGTCGGTAATTGCTTTCCCATGCCTCCATTTCGCTCTCCTCTCTCCTGTATGCTGTGTACCGAAGCACACCTGCATTCTGCTCGTGTTTTATAATTGGTTTATCGGGCACCCCATATCCGTGTTGCGGGGTTTTTCACCCTTTCCTGCGGAGGAGGCAATATGTATCGATTCCACAGGCTTTTTGCATACGGACTCCCAAACAGGGAGTATCTATGCAGCAGGAGAGGCAGGATGGGGTTCAGCCGGATGAGCCGAACGGCGGTTGTGATGACGGCAGGGGCAAAGGAATGCTGGCAGATCCACCCGTGCGGGGACTTGTCTACCATGCCGCGCTCTATATGGGTGTAGTGCTCATCCTTATTGCTGTGAACCTCAGAATTGCACCGGACTCTCTCTGGGTGCTCTGGATCGCTCTGCTCTGGGGTGTTCTTCTCATATGGAACGCGTGGCAGGTTTTTCGGCCCGGTGGCAGAATTCAGAGATAACAGGACTGTATCTCAACGACCTCTGCGGAGTCCTTTGCGGCCGCATATTCGGTGAGGGGGTCATGGTTCACCTCTAAAAATCGCATGCCCCAGCTGAAGGCCGAGAGAATCTGCTCCGCCTGCTCAGGCCCACCCAGGATGACGAGGGCCGCGGCAAACGCCTCGACTGAGTTGAGCATAAACGGCCGCCCGAAGTGTCCCGGGTTTGCAGCAACAAGAAACGGCAGTGCCCGGCGCAGGGGCCAGCGGGATACCTGGATCTGTTCAAAGACCTCCCAGGAACAGTCGAGGGCAGTGAGGGATTTTGGCGTCCGGTCGGCAGGCGAGAGCGCCTGAGGTGCCGAGGGGTCGAGAATCATGCTTGAACGGGGGATCCTGTCCACCTGTGAGAAGACTCGCACGCATCCGCGCCGCTCGAGTTTTTTGACAGAACAACGCCGTGGATCGCAGGAATTGTCTCGGTAGGCAAAGAGGGGAATCATCCTTTATCTAATGGATGTCCCCATAGTGAGTAATCAATGTATGTACTGATGTGCCCCTGCATTGCAGCGCCGTCCCTCCGTGCGGTGGGGATAACGAACGATGCTGACCTCCGGGCCTTTTCCCAGGCGCAGGAGCGCTGCCGTGCGTTTGGTATTGAGAGCGTGATGATGCCCTGTTCTGAAACAGTCTATCTGGGGCCGGATCACCCGCCCGGGCCGTATGAGGGACGGCTCGACACACCGGCATTTCTGGCTGTCATGGACCGCTCGGAGGAGGCGGTTCGTGGCGTCATCCGGGAGCGTGGCGCACCCCTCTGTATCGTGGGAGTGGACTCCTCCCCTGTCTGCGGGGTGAACCGGTGGTACCGAACCGATGACCGCCAGCCGGGCCGGGGCGTCTTTCTCTCACGGTTCCCGGAGATTCCTGCACTGGATGTCATTGATTTTGCCCGGTACAGGGTATATCTCGCGGCCCCACTCTTTTCAGAGGCCGAACGGGCCTATAATCGCTCAGTTGCCGCTCTTCTCCGGGAGCACCTCTTTTCTGTCCACCTCCCGCAGGAATGTGGGGATTCCTCTGCCGAACGCTCCGCTGAACACACGGCATGCATCTTTACAGAAAATCTGGCAGCGCTCAGTCAGGCAGATCTGGTGGTGGCGGTCATTGACGGGGCAGATGCGGACTCCGGCACCGCCTGGGAGATGGGGTATGCCTATGCACAGGGCATTCCTGTCATCGCCGTGCGCACCGATTTCCGGCAGGCAGGTGTCTCTGAACGGGTGAACCTGATGCTCGAGGAGGCGGCCGTTGTCACCGACACAGCAGCGCATCTGCCCCGCCTTCTCGCTTCCCCCCGTCTCTGCCCGCCACGGGGCGATACGGCCATTGGCCGCATTGAATGCCAATCATTATTTCCCCGCTGACCGACAGTTCAGGTAGATACGACACCGGCAAGCACACTGCGCCGGTCCCGGGGACATGTCATGGCTCAGCGGCGGATTCTGATTGTGGAAGATGAGGCGATTATAGCAATGGAGCTCAGGGAGACGCTCGAGCACCTGGGGTATACGGTCGTCGGGAATGAACTCCGCGGTGAGGATGCCATCCGTGCCGCCGGAAAACTCCGGCCTGACGTTGTGCTGATGGATATCCACCTGAAGGGACAGATGGACGGTATTGAGGCATCGGATCGCATTGCACGCCGCTATGACATCCCGGTCATCTTCACGACTGCCCATTCTGACAGGGAGACCCTCTCCCGTGCCATCCGCACTCAGCCCTATGGGTATATCATAAAACCATTCAGTGAGCGGGATCTCTACTCCAATATTGAGATGGCCCTGCACAAACACCGGGTGAAGAGCCGGCTGGAGGGCAGCCCTGAGATGGTGGATTCCGCCCTCAATATGATTGCAGGTGCAGTGGTCATCACAGATCCGCAGGGGCGGATCGAACGCCTCAATCTTGAGGCCGAACGGGTGACCGGCTTCCCTCTCTCTGATGTGGAGGGTGTGCCGTTTTTCGCGGCATTTGGTGTCTCTGTACCCGGCCGTGACCTCCTGATGGAGAAACTGCTGGTCTCCTCAGAGTACGCCGCAGGCTCCATGATCTCCTTTCCCTCCACGATACGGGTCGGAATGAAATCCGGCGGTTCTTTTCTTGCCCACCTGAGCACGGCACTTATTCAGGAGAAGGGGAGTTCGCGGATCCAGAAGATCGCCTTTCTGATTGAACCGTGTACCCCTGAAACAGAGGGGGCGGGGAATGATCATCCGGATGCAGCAACATTGCTGGAGGCAATGCCTGATCCTTTTGCCTGTGTTACGGAGGGAGGGGACGTGATTCTGTTCAATGCGGCATTCTCTTCTCTCTGCGAGCGGTTGGGGCATGATATCAGGGGTATGATGCCTCACATCAGCAGTGTTCTCCCTGAATCATTTATCGGTGGGCCTGGACTCTTTCATGAGGTCATTGCAGATAACCTTCCGGTGACATATGAAAAAGTGGTGAAATACTCAACGGGTAGTGTCATCTATGCCATCCGGTATCTTCCGGTACCCGATGGAGCGGACGGTGCATCGCGGTCTGTGGTTCTGCAGATCCGTGAAATCACTGCAGAGAATCAGGCGATGCGTCAGTGTAGGCGCATGCTCAATGAGTCCCGAAGGATGGATGGGGCGATTGAGGAGATAGGGAACCTGTGCGCTGCTTTGAAAGAGACGATTCTTGCGATGTCCTGGGCCTATGAGAAGGGGCCCGCATTTCGTGACGCGGCGAATGAACAACTCAATGAGGTGAACCGGATTCTGGGGGATCTTGACTTCAGGCTGATTGAAATAGAAAATAATCGTCGCGTCTGAATGAAAAATCCCATTGCCGGCGGATAATCACTACGATGAATCGATATCACGTCTCCGTTATATTTTGCTGAATTTACACATTTAATGGGGTTATTTTGATTTTTATCTTGATTCTGCTTTCCCGGGTTGAGGAAATACTTTATGGAATGACGTCCAAGGAGCACGCAACCCATGGGGGGTGCTGAAATGGCAGATAGTAAATTAATTCACAGAGATACAACGCGCGAAGCGTATACCGAACAGGCGCGTGCACGGCTGGATGAAGTCCGGCAGCTGGATGCACAGAACTGTGAGCTTGTGTTGAATGCACCGGATTCTGTGCAGCAGGAGATGAAGTCCTGTAATGTGGATGTGGGGATGTATATCAGCCTCGCAGAGGTTGAGATCGACCTCCTTGAGCATGCAGATGAGAAGGATTGGGTGTCACTGCGCAGCAGGGTGGACAGTGCCATAGGCGAAGCGATGAGCGAGCTGGAACGGTCCAATGCCATTCTAAAGAGTCCGCCAACACGTGTGCAGTGGAAGTAAATCCGGGTTTATCAATCCGGGGGTACACCATCTGATCCTGTTTTTTGGTTCACTGTTTCCGGGTGAATCTCCCGACGACCTCCTGTCATACAGACGGCCATATGGCTGATTAGCTGACTTTTTGGATGAAGCTGGTGACGTTGTGCCTTTTTTTATATGAGATAATATGCCCGGATGACTGCGGCGTTTTCCGGCAGGATATTATCCGGGAATAGGGGTCTGTGTATTTTTCGTATCCACAGAATACTGGTATCCGTGAAAACAGGAGTGCACATAAACCGTCTGTGGCACTAAAGATGTTAAAAAACGGGAAATTGTCCGTCGTCCGTTGAAGGATGCCTAAAAAGCAGATCCCTGAGGATTGGTGTCAGGGGCGCGAGGTGTGGTATCGGTTTGTTCGTGGTACGTGTGTTGAGAGGTGTGTATGGTTTCGATATGGTGCGCCCCTTTTCCCTGGTATCTCATGGTCTCCCTGGTGAGTGCATCCGTGCCTTCTCCGGTATCCCTGGTCAGAGAGAGCCGGATGCAGCCGCTGTGTATCTCTGGTGAAAGACCACTGCGGGGAGTGGTATATTGGTTCCCAACTTGTGCCAAGCTGGTACTAATTACATATTCGGCAGCCTGGTATATAATGTTTTTCCACAATGCCAAGCGTTGAGCTGTGCGCCACCTTCGTGCATTACATTGTGGCATTGGATCATGCATTAGCGAAACCTATATGATATGACCCGAAAAACTCTATTCATACATGCTTGGCGCCTTTCCTGAAGAATTAACCCGCATTTGTGAGGTTCTCAAGGAGAATCCCAAAGGGATGGCCGTCCGTGACATCGCGGATGCCATCGGGATGAACCGGAATACTGCCTCGCGCTATCTTGACATGCTTCGCGTGGCAGGACAGGTGGAGATGAAGACCTACGGCAAGGCAAAGGTGTTCTACATCTCACAGCGAATGCCCATCTCTGCAATGATGGACTGTGCGGTTGATATGGTCTTTGTAGTGGATCCGTCGCGTACGGTTGTTGAGGCTAACGATACCATCTGCACCTTTCTGGGGGGGAGCCGTGATGAGATTGTTGGGCAGTCCATGCGGGATTCGGCACTCGGTGCCTTTGACCATCCTTTGATCGTAGGACGTATCAGTGATGCGATGGAGGGGAAAGGTTCAACAGATGAACTCAGGTATATGCGGGTAGACGGAGATGTCTACTTCCGGGTCAAGACGATTCCCACTGTACTCAATTCCGGTCAACCGGGCGTGGCTGTTGTCATGGAGGATATCACGGGAAAGAAGGTGGCAGAGGAGGCGCTCCGTGAGAGTGAACTGAAGTTCCGCACCCTTGTTGAAGACATCAGTGATGCGATATGGATCATCGGGGATGACGGGAGATTCTCCTATGTGAGTCCGCGTACAGAAGAGATTTTGGGGTATCTGCCGGAACGTATGGAGGGGCAGTTGCTCTTTTCATACATCCCTGAAGGGGAGCAGGCGGAGGTGATGACAGCGCTTGAGGCATGCCATACATCCCACCGGGGGGGGTCGGTGATTCCCATCTCCATGAACCATAGTGATGGATATTCGGTTGATGTGGAGGTGAGTGCATCCCCACAATATGACCTTCTGGGAGATTTTACCGGTTACCGCGCGGTCTGCAGGAATGTGAGTGAACGACGGGCCCAGGAACGCAGACTGCTGCAGTGGAAGTCATTTCTCTTCTCCATCGTCCAGAATATACCTGCAAAAGTGATGGTGACAAATGCAAAAGACCGGTCAGTCGCGTTTGTGAACCGGTCCTTTGAGGAGATGTTTGGGATATCATCGGAAGAGGTTACCGGCAAACAGTGCACAGAAATTTTCACGCCGGCCCTCTGCCGGATGCTTCTGTGCGGGGATGAGGAGATTCTGCAGTCCGGTACGGAGGTGGATGTTCCGCAGGTTATTGCGGATGTACCCGGGGCCGGGGAACGGATCCTCTGGGTAAAAAAGATCCCTATATTCTCCGGCAAAGGCGATCTCCGATACATCCTGGGTATATACCGGGATGTGACGGATACGGTCCGCAATGAACAGCGCATCCGTGCTGAACGTGATCAGGCGCAGCGGTCACTCGATGCGGCCGGTGTCCTGATTGCTGTTATCTCTCCGGATGGCACCATCCGGACGATGAACCGCCGGGGCAGTGAGATGCTCGGTTATCCTGCGGATGCCCTTATCGGCAGGAACTGGTTTGATGCCGTTGTGCCGCCGCACTCCCGTGAAGTACTGCGGCAGCGGTTCTTTGCCGTCCTTAAAACCGGAAGTTTTCCTGCTATGTCTGAGAACGGCCACCTTCTCCATGCTGACGGTGTCCTTATCCCGGTGGCCTGGCAGAATGCCATTCTGCCGGGTGAGGGGGGTGCGGCGGCAGGGGTCGTCACTTCTGCTGAACCGTTGTCTGATATACAGTGAAGATACCGTAAACGCAGGGCAATGATGCTCCTGCCGTAACCATTTTGTATCTGACCTGCAGGATACCACGTATGGCTCTCTTGCCTCTTTGGTCATTTAGCAGGTACTTCCGCTGCCTGCCGTTGCTCCTCTCTGTCCTGTTCCTGTTTTCTGTTCTCTGTACAGGGCCTGTGTCCGCAGAAACAAGCGGTGTTGATCTGTCGGGAATGTCTGCTGTCTATGCCATCGGGGATG
This window harbors:
- a CDS encoding PAS domain S-box protein, which codes for MLGAFPEELTRICEVLKENPKGMAVRDIADAIGMNRNTASRYLDMLRVAGQVEMKTYGKAKVFYISQRMPISAMMDCAVDMVFVVDPSRTVVEANDTICTFLGGSRDEIVGQSMRDSALGAFDHPLIVGRISDAMEGKGSTDELRYMRVDGDVYFRVKTIPTVLNSGQPGVAVVMEDITGKKVAEEALRESELKFRTLVEDISDAIWIIGDDGRFSYVSPRTEEILGYLPERMEGQLLFSYIPEGEQAEVMTALEACHTSHRGGSVIPISMNHSDGYSVDVEVSASPQYDLLGDFTGYRAVCRNVSERRAQERRLLQWKSFLFSIVQNIPAKVMVTNAKDRSVAFVNRSFEEMFGISSEEVTGKQCTEIFTPALCRMLLCGDEEILQSGTEVDVPQVIADVPGAGERILWVKKIPIFSGKGDLRYILGIYRDVTDTVRNEQRIRAERDQAQRSLDAAGVLIAVISPDGTIRTMNRRGSEMLGYPADALIGRNWFDAVVPPHSREVLRQRFFAVLKTGSFPAMSENGHLLHADGVLIPVAWQNAILPGEGGAAAGVVTSAEPLSDIQ
- a CDS encoding DUF367 family protein is translated as MIPLFAYRDNSCDPRRCSVKKLERRGCVRVFSQVDRIPRSSMILDPSAPQALSPADRTPKSLTALDCSWEVFEQIQVSRWPLRRALPFLVAANPGHFGRPFMLNSVEAFAAALVILGGPEQAEQILSAFSWGMRFLEVNHDPLTEYAAAKDSAEVVEIQSCYL
- a CDS encoding class I SAM-dependent methyltransferase, with amino-acid sequence MEAWESNYRQRGALWQGAATGIPSFPPGARVLEAGCGNGKSLASLCRGGCDAIGCDIAASALRLAQRTGPAALLVQADVRRLPFRTATFDAVVAVHIISALTEPERRRAAAELHRVLVPGGTLLFREFSVSDFRCGNGRLAEENSYLRGDGVMTHYFTPSEVSSLFSVDKWKGGVMAERWEMRVRGTRYPREVLTGTFQKIDP
- a CDS encoding response regulator — translated: MAQRRILIVEDEAIIAMELRETLEHLGYTVVGNELRGEDAIRAAGKLRPDVVLMDIHLKGQMDGIEASDRIARRYDIPVIFTTAHSDRETLSRAIRTQPYGYIIKPFSERDLYSNIEMALHKHRVKSRLEGSPEMVDSALNMIAGAVVITDPQGRIERLNLEAERVTGFPLSDVEGVPFFAAFGVSVPGRDLLMEKLLVSSEYAAGSMISFPSTIRVGMKSGGSFLAHLSTALIQEKGSSRIQKIAFLIEPCTPETEGAGNDHPDAATLLEAMPDPFACVTEGGDVILFNAAFSSLCERLGHDIRGMMPHISSVLPESFIGGPGLFHEVIADNLPVTYEKVVKYSTGSVIYAIRYLPVPDGADGASRSVVLQIREITAENQAMRQCRRMLNESRRMDGAIEEIGNLCAALKETILAMSWAYEKGPAFRDAANEQLNEVNRILGDLDFRLIEIENNRRV
- a CDS encoding nucleoside 2-deoxyribosyltransferase — encoded protein: MYVLMCPCIAAPSLRAVGITNDADLRAFSQAQERCRAFGIESVMMPCSETVYLGPDHPPGPYEGRLDTPAFLAVMDRSEEAVRGVIRERGAPLCIVGVDSSPVCGVNRWYRTDDRQPGRGVFLSRFPEIPALDVIDFARYRVYLAAPLFSEAERAYNRSVAALLREHLFSVHLPQECGDSSAERSAEHTACIFTENLAALSQADLVVAVIDGADADSGTAWEMGYAYAQGIPVIAVRTDFRQAGVSERVNLMLEEAAVVTDTAAHLPRLLASPRLCPPRGDTAIGRIECQSLFPR
- a CDS encoding 2TM domain-containing protein, with protein sequence MQQERQDGVQPDEPNGGCDDGRGKGMLADPPVRGLVYHAALYMGVVLILIAVNLRIAPDSLWVLWIALLWGVLLIWNAWQVFRPGGRIQR